A single genomic interval of Streptomyces graminofaciens harbors:
- a CDS encoding 5-dehydro-4-deoxyglucarate dehydratase: MDLGEPVTSAPLAARLSVPSGPLFFPVTAYGPDGTVDLVAFRAHVRQGVEAGAAAVFACCGTGEFHALTPEEFQECVRAAVAETAGRVPVVAGAGYGTALAVRYARLAEEAGADGLLAMPPYLVVAPQEGLLRHYRALAAATSLPVIVYQRDNAVFTPETVVELARTEGIVGLKDGVGDLDLMQRIVSAVRSEAPADGPGEGLDGAPDDFLYFNGLPTAELTQPAYRGLGVTLYSSAVFCFVPEIALAFHEALRSGDEALVRRLLDGFYRPFVELRSQGRGYAVSLVKAGVRLRGLDVGEVRPPLHEPAGEHVERLGRLIERGYALLEEQEKVREDK, translated from the coding sequence ATGGACTTGGGAGAGCCCGTGACCTCAGCCCCGCTCGCCGCCCGCCTCAGCGTCCCCAGCGGGCCGCTGTTCTTCCCCGTCACGGCGTACGGCCCGGACGGCACGGTCGACCTCGTCGCGTTCCGCGCGCATGTGCGCCAGGGCGTCGAGGCCGGTGCCGCCGCCGTCTTCGCCTGCTGCGGCACCGGGGAGTTCCACGCGCTCACGCCCGAGGAGTTCCAGGAGTGCGTACGGGCGGCGGTGGCGGAGACGGCCGGGCGGGTGCCCGTCGTGGCCGGCGCGGGTTACGGCACCGCGCTCGCCGTGCGCTACGCCCGCCTCGCCGAGGAGGCGGGCGCCGACGGACTGCTCGCCATGCCGCCGTACCTCGTCGTGGCGCCGCAGGAGGGGCTGCTGCGGCACTACCGCGCGCTGGCCGCCGCGACCTCGCTCCCCGTGATCGTCTACCAGCGCGACAACGCCGTGTTCACACCGGAGACGGTGGTCGAGCTGGCCCGCACGGAGGGGATCGTCGGCCTCAAGGACGGCGTCGGCGACCTGGACCTGATGCAGCGGATCGTGAGCGCGGTGCGGAGCGAGGCGCCGGCTGACGGGCCGGGTGAGGGGCTGGACGGGGCGCCGGATGACTTCCTCTACTTCAACGGGCTGCCGACCGCCGAGCTGACCCAGCCCGCGTACCGTGGCCTCGGCGTCACGCTGTACTCGTCGGCCGTGTTCTGCTTCGTGCCGGAGATCGCGCTGGCGTTCCACGAGGCGCTGCGGTCGGGCGACGAGGCGTTGGTGCGGCGGCTCCTCGACGGTTTCTACCGGCCCTTCGTCGAACTCCGCTCCCAGGGGCGCGGCTACGCGGTGTCGCTGGTGAAGGCCGGGGTACGGCTACGGGGGTTGGACGTGGGAGAGGTACGGCCGCCGCTGCACGAGCCGGCCGGGGAACACGTCGAGCGGCTGGGCCGGTTGATCGAGCGCGGGTACGCGCTGCTGGAGGAGCAAGAGAAGGTGCGGGAGGACAAGTGA
- a CDS encoding NAD-dependent epimerase/dehydratase family protein — protein MPAPRTVLLTGAAGGLGTLMRELLPEYGYELRLLDLRPIEGEPDAIVADLADKAALREAVRGVDAIIHLAGISLEASFEKILKANIEGTYNLYEAAHAEGVGRIVFASSNHAVGFTPRPQGDDPLIPVDTPHRPDTFYGLSKSFGEDLAQFYWDKHGLETVSVRIGSCFPEPTSVRMLSLWMSPADGARLLHAALTAEHVGHTVVYGSSANTRLWWDLSSARALGYEPQDDSEPYAEKLIAEQGELDPGNVAHANLGGHFVSDPPIWPY, from the coding sequence ATGCCCGCTCCCCGCACCGTTCTGCTCACCGGCGCCGCCGGCGGCCTCGGCACGCTGATGCGGGAGCTGCTCCCGGAGTACGGCTACGAGCTGCGCCTGCTCGATCTGCGCCCGATCGAGGGCGAGCCGGACGCGATCGTCGCCGACCTCGCCGACAAGGCGGCCCTGCGCGAGGCCGTACGGGGCGTCGACGCGATCATCCACCTCGCGGGCATCTCCCTGGAAGCCTCCTTCGAGAAGATCCTCAAGGCCAACATCGAGGGGACGTACAACCTGTACGAGGCGGCCCATGCGGAGGGCGTCGGGCGGATCGTCTTCGCCTCCTCCAACCACGCGGTCGGCTTCACGCCGCGCCCGCAGGGCGACGACCCCCTGATCCCCGTCGACACCCCGCACCGCCCGGACACCTTCTACGGTCTGTCCAAGTCCTTCGGCGAGGACCTCGCCCAGTTCTACTGGGACAAGCACGGCCTGGAGACCGTCTCCGTGCGTATCGGCTCCTGCTTCCCCGAGCCCACGAGCGTGCGCATGCTCTCCCTCTGGATGAGCCCGGCCGACGGCGCCCGTCTCCTCCACGCTGCCCTGACCGCCGAGCACGTCGGCCACACCGTCGTCTACGGCTCCTCCGCCAACACCCGCCTGTGGTGGGACCTGTCGAGCGCCCGCGCCCTCGGCTACGAACCGCAGGACGACTCCGAGCCGTACGCCGAGAAGCTCATCGCCGAGCAGGGCGAGCTGGACCCCGGGAACGTGGCCCACGCCAACCTCGGCGGCCACTTCGTGAGCGATCCCCCGATCTGGCCGTACTGA
- a CDS encoding TetR/AcrR family transcriptional regulator — protein MAGVKGQVQKRGVERRRAMVDAAIELFARQGVRGTGVAAIAERAGATPSALIHHFGSKDGLVRAVLEEADRRALARLDIPRDAEPTLEQAFDWFLRDAEHTAATERELAALHTTLTAENLEPGSGLHTWFRDRGRALRAHLVSLFTRAVADGSARADLDPATLAAETAAFIEGAHLLWLLDPEQVDLTAVHRSYFEGLASRLRQRDDSVF, from the coding sequence ATGGCCGGAGTCAAGGGGCAGGTGCAGAAGCGGGGCGTGGAGCGTCGCCGCGCCATGGTCGACGCCGCGATCGAGCTGTTCGCACGGCAGGGGGTGCGCGGCACCGGAGTGGCCGCGATCGCCGAGCGCGCCGGCGCCACCCCGTCCGCCCTCATCCACCACTTCGGCAGCAAGGACGGACTCGTACGAGCGGTCCTGGAGGAGGCCGACCGGCGCGCCCTGGCACGGCTGGACATCCCGCGGGACGCCGAACCCACCCTTGAGCAGGCCTTCGACTGGTTCCTGAGGGACGCCGAGCACACCGCCGCCACCGAACGCGAGCTGGCCGCCCTGCACACCACCCTCACCGCGGAGAACCTGGAGCCCGGTTCCGGGCTCCACACCTGGTTCCGGGACCGCGGCCGGGCGCTGCGGGCCCATCTGGTCTCCCTGTTCACGCGCGCGGTGGCCGACGGTTCGGCCCGCGCCGACCTGGACCCGGCGACCCTGGCCGCGGAGACGGCCGCGTTCATCGAGGGGGCCCATCTGCTGTGGCTCCTGGACCCCGAACAGGTGGACCTGACCGCCGTACACCGCAGCTATTTCGAGGGGTTGGCGTCCCGGCTCCGGCAACGCGACGACTCGGTGTTCTAG
- a CDS encoding dihydrodipicolinate synthase family protein, with the protein MSSVTFETQRAALADVVAIPVTPFAEDGTVDQGAHRALLRRLLDGGVTTLTPNGNTGEFYALTPEERRLVTELTMDEVGDRAVILVGVGHDVPTAIASAEHARAVGAQMVMVHQPVHPYVSQGGWVDYHRAIAEAVPELGVVPYIRNSQLTGARLAELADACPNVIGVKYAVPDAARFAAFARDAGLERFVWVAGLAEPYAPSYFSAGATGFTSGLVNVAPAVSLNMIEALRSGDFPGAMKVWEQIRRFEELRAANGSANNVTVVKEALASLGLCRREVRPPSRELPEDERAEVAGIAAGWSL; encoded by the coding sequence ATGAGCAGCGTGACGTTCGAGACCCAACGGGCGGCCCTGGCCGACGTGGTGGCGATCCCGGTGACTCCGTTCGCCGAGGACGGCACCGTCGACCAGGGCGCCCACCGGGCCCTGCTGCGTCGGCTGCTCGACGGAGGCGTCACCACCCTCACGCCGAACGGCAACACCGGCGAGTTCTACGCGCTGACGCCCGAGGAGCGGCGGCTGGTCACCGAGCTGACCATGGACGAGGTCGGCGACCGGGCCGTGATCCTGGTCGGTGTCGGGCACGACGTGCCGACCGCGATCGCCTCCGCCGAACACGCCCGCGCGGTCGGCGCGCAGATGGTGATGGTCCATCAGCCCGTCCACCCGTACGTCTCGCAGGGCGGCTGGGTCGACTACCACCGGGCCATCGCCGAGGCCGTGCCCGAGCTGGGCGTCGTCCCGTACATCCGCAACTCCCAGCTCACCGGCGCCCGCCTCGCCGAACTCGCCGACGCCTGCCCGAACGTGATCGGCGTCAAGTACGCCGTCCCGGACGCGGCCCGCTTCGCCGCCTTCGCCCGCGACGCCGGGCTGGAGCGCTTCGTATGGGTGGCCGGGCTCGCGGAACCGTACGCGCCCTCGTACTTCTCGGCCGGCGCCACCGGCTTCACCTCGGGGCTCGTGAACGTCGCCCCGGCCGTTTCGCTGAACATGATCGAAGCGCTTCGATCGGGCGACTTCCCGGGCGCCATGAAGGTCTGGGAGCAGATCCGCCGCTTCGAGGAGCTGCGCGCGGCGAACGGCTCCGCCAACAACGTCACCGTCGTCAAGGAGGCCCTCGCCTCGCTCGGCCTGTGCCGCCGGGAGGTCCGCCCGCCCAGCAGGGAACTGCCCGAGGACGAGCGGGCCGAGGTCGCCGGGATAGCCGCCGGGTGGTCCCTGTGA
- a CDS encoding alpha/beta fold hydrolase, giving the protein MQENEEKTLKNGYLSGRERIVRAGDLELWAEDFGDPGRPTVLLVMGAQAQGVQWNDGIVRRLVDGGRRVIRYDHRDVGRSSVVDFAARPYTVADMASDALAVLDAFGAERAHLVGASLGGVIAQRLALTHPHRVLTLTSLSSQPLGTDTVASVQRVLAGLPPLPGELPPPRPELLAALASAFPDPEAGLEGYVTARMPLWRVLHGPVLPFPEDEYRAMERQVYERARDLRAALNHTLAGAADTGTTVDLASVTAPTLVLHGTEDPMFRPAHAEATASAIPGARLVMIEGMGHTLPTALDDRLADEILHHTGRAQEAPGSSKP; this is encoded by the coding sequence ATGCAGGAAAATGAAGAGAAGACACTCAAGAACGGGTACCTGTCGGGGCGCGAGCGGATCGTCCGTGCGGGCGACCTCGAACTGTGGGCCGAGGACTTCGGTGACCCGGGCCGGCCGACGGTGCTGCTGGTCATGGGCGCGCAGGCGCAGGGCGTCCAGTGGAACGACGGCATCGTCCGTCGGCTGGTCGACGGGGGGCGCCGGGTCATCCGCTACGACCACCGCGACGTCGGACGCTCGTCCGTCGTGGACTTCGCGGCCCGGCCGTACACCGTCGCCGACATGGCCTCCGACGCGCTCGCAGTCCTGGACGCGTTCGGAGCCGAACGGGCCCATCTGGTGGGCGCGTCCCTCGGCGGCGTCATCGCCCAGCGACTGGCCCTCACGCACCCGCACCGGGTGCTGACCCTGACGAGCCTGTCGTCCCAGCCCCTCGGCACGGACACGGTGGCGTCCGTTCAGCGCGTCCTGGCGGGGCTGCCTCCGCTCCCCGGTGAACTTCCGCCGCCCAGGCCCGAGTTGCTGGCCGCGCTCGCCTCGGCCTTCCCCGACCCGGAAGCGGGCCTGGAGGGATACGTCACCGCCCGGATGCCGCTGTGGCGGGTGCTGCACGGCCCGGTGCTGCCGTTCCCCGAGGACGAGTACCGCGCGATGGAGCGGCAGGTGTACGAGCGGGCGCGTGATCTGCGGGCCGCGCTCAACCACACGCTCGCCGGGGCCGCCGACACGGGCACCACCGTGGACCTGGCCTCCGTCACCGCGCCGACGCTCGTGCTGCACGGCACCGAGGACCCGATGTTCCGGCCCGCGCACGCCGAAGCCACCGCCTCCGCCATACCCGGCGCCCGCCTGGTCATGATCGAGGGCATGGGCCACACCCTGCCCACGGCACTCGACGACCGCCTGGCCGACGAGATCCTGCACCACACCGGGCGCGCGCAGGAGGCCCCCGGGAGCAGCAAGCCGTAA
- a CDS encoding GntR family transcriptional regulator — protein MTSVPTPIPSRTQFVLDAIKHRILTGQLTPGQALVETELAAQFGVSKTPVREALKTLAGTGLVVMSQYKGVTVRMVDADMAREVYDVRLLLEPEALRRAVRRGSSLEAARDALARSDRATDTAERSLANREFHRSLYMPCGNPLLGRMLDEVRDQAALVSAVAWAADPSWEREASEHREILRLALDGDADGAAAALHAHIASFVERAFPEADEER, from the coding sequence ATGACCTCTGTGCCCACGCCGATCCCGTCCCGCACGCAGTTCGTGCTGGACGCGATCAAGCACCGCATCCTCACCGGGCAGTTGACGCCCGGTCAGGCCCTGGTCGAGACCGAGCTGGCCGCGCAGTTCGGCGTGTCCAAGACGCCCGTGCGCGAGGCGCTGAAGACACTGGCCGGGACCGGACTCGTCGTGATGAGCCAGTACAAGGGCGTCACGGTGCGCATGGTGGACGCGGACATGGCGCGCGAGGTCTACGACGTACGGCTGCTGCTCGAACCGGAGGCCCTGCGGCGGGCCGTGCGACGCGGGTCATCCCTGGAGGCGGCGCGGGACGCGCTCGCCCGCTCCGACCGGGCCACGGACACCGCCGAACGCTCGCTCGCCAACCGGGAGTTCCACCGCTCGCTGTACATGCCGTGCGGCAACCCGCTGCTCGGCCGGATGCTCGACGAGGTGCGCGACCAGGCGGCCCTCGTCTCGGCCGTCGCCTGGGCCGCCGACCCCTCCTGGGAGCGGGAGGCGAGCGAGCACCGCGAGATCCTGCGGCTCGCCCTCGACGGCGACGCCGACGGCGCGGCCGCCGCCCTCCACGCCCACATCGCGTCGTTCGTCGAACGGGCCTTCCCCGAGGCCGACGAGGAGCGGTGA
- a CDS encoding MBL fold metallo-hydrolase, with amino-acid sequence MPLSLTVLGTASPYPQPGRPASGYLVRGGGAEVWVDAGFGTFAELQRHTDPTRLTAIWISHLHADHSADLLAAAYGFAYGGLTLPAPIPVYAPADCARRIAGYFGRPDTAFLNSVFDFRSLYDGHTVQHWNLTLTSRAVAHDTEAYGLRAECQGRVLAYSGDSGPCDALPALAASADLFLCEADIDAHRDGEPRVHLTPEDAGACAKGASRLLVTHVGPTLTPERATVRAAMAFGGPTDTAREGDTKIV; translated from the coding sequence ATGCCCCTCAGTCTCACCGTCCTCGGCACCGCCTCCCCGTACCCGCAGCCCGGCCGCCCGGCCTCCGGCTATCTGGTGCGCGGCGGGGGTGCCGAGGTCTGGGTGGACGCGGGGTTCGGGACCTTCGCCGAGTTGCAGCGGCACACGGATCCCACCCGGCTCACCGCGATCTGGATCTCCCATCTGCACGCGGACCACAGTGCCGATCTGCTCGCCGCCGCCTACGGCTTCGCGTACGGCGGGCTCACCCTGCCCGCGCCGATCCCCGTCTACGCGCCCGCCGACTGCGCCCGACGGATCGCCGGATACTTCGGTCGGCCGGACACCGCTTTCCTGAACAGTGTCTTCGACTTCCGTTCGCTGTACGACGGGCACACCGTCCAGCACTGGAACCTCACCCTCACCTCCCGCGCCGTCGCCCACGACACCGAGGCGTACGGGCTGCGCGCCGAATGCCAGGGGCGCGTGCTCGCGTACTCCGGGGACAGCGGGCCCTGCGACGCGCTGCCCGCCCTCGCCGCGAGCGCCGACCTGTTCCTGTGCGAGGCGGACATCGACGCGCATCGCGATGGCGAACCCCGCGTGCATCTCACCCCCGAGGACGCCGGCGCCTGTGCGAAGGGTGCGAGCCGACTGCTCGTCACGCACGTGGGGCCGACGCTCACCCCGGAGCGGGCGACGGTGCGAGCCGCCATGGCCTTCGGGGGACCGACCGACACCGCGCGTGAGGGCGACACCAAGATCGTGTGA
- a CDS encoding MFS transporter: MTDTKARRARGTWAVARVLKDRDAGPYLGAVVVSGFGSSAMWLVAGVWVKDLTGSDGLAALCAFALWAPTLTGPLLGTLADRVRRRPLLIWTNLALAALLLPLVTVDSRAALWLLFPVLLVYGAAGVVQDAAESALVATAVDKALLGDFNGLRMTANEGMKLLAPLAGAGLYTAYGGATVVLLDATTFVAAAGVYASLRVREPEPTPPVTGWRTRTAEGARFLWHHGRLRPLVLAGGATMLLSGVNGAAVYALVESLGHTPAYAGLLYVAQGAGSVAIGLAAGPLLRRLGERRFAAYGITLTGLAMALRALPHDVVALACAAAIGVGLPCVLIAAFTAVQREAPPELLGRVAATANTVLLAPTAVGMAVGAALVEVAEVRGLLVGVGVACVVPVGGLVWGRGWWRGPNASARTSS, translated from the coding sequence ATGACAGACACGAAGGCACGGCGGGCACGGGGGACCTGGGCGGTGGCGCGCGTCCTCAAGGACCGTGACGCGGGGCCGTATCTGGGTGCGGTGGTCGTCTCGGGCTTCGGTTCGTCGGCGATGTGGCTGGTGGCGGGCGTCTGGGTCAAGGACCTCACGGGCTCGGACGGCCTGGCGGCACTGTGCGCGTTCGCGCTCTGGGCCCCCACCCTCACCGGCCCGCTCCTCGGCACACTCGCGGACCGAGTGCGCCGCCGCCCCTTGCTCATCTGGACGAACCTGGCCCTGGCGGCCCTGCTCCTCCCCCTCGTCACCGTGGACTCGCGGGCCGCTCTCTGGCTCCTCTTCCCGGTCCTGTTGGTGTACGGCGCGGCGGGCGTCGTCCAGGACGCGGCCGAGTCGGCGCTGGTCGCCACGGCCGTGGACAAGGCGTTGCTGGGCGACTTCAACGGGCTGCGCATGACGGCCAACGAGGGCATGAAGCTGCTGGCGCCCCTGGCGGGCGCGGGCCTCTACACGGCGTACGGCGGCGCGACGGTGGTACTGCTGGACGCGACCACGTTCGTGGCGGCGGCGGGAGTGTACGCCTCGCTCCGCGTCCGGGAGCCGGAGCCGACGCCGCCGGTGACGGGCTGGCGCACCCGCACGGCGGAGGGCGCCCGCTTTCTGTGGCACCACGGGCGGCTGCGCCCCCTGGTCCTCGCCGGTGGCGCGACGATGCTGCTCTCCGGAGTCAACGGAGCGGCCGTGTACGCGCTGGTGGAGTCCCTGGGCCACACCCCCGCCTACGCGGGTCTCCTGTATGTGGCGCAGGGAGCGGGCTCGGTGGCGATCGGTCTGGCGGCGGGGCCCCTGCTGCGGCGGCTCGGCGAACGCCGCTTCGCCGCGTACGGGATCACCCTGACGGGCCTCGCCATGGCGCTCCGCGCGCTGCCCCACGACGTGGTGGCCCTCGCCTGCGCCGCGGCGATCGGTGTCGGGCTGCCGTGCGTACTGATCGCCGCGTTCACGGCGGTCCAGCGGGAGGCTCCGCCCGAGTTGCTGGGGCGGGTTGCCGCGACGGCCAACACGGTGCTGCTGGCGCCGACGGCGGTGGGGATGGCGGTGGGGGCGGCGCTGGTCGAAGTGGCGGAGGTGCGGGGGTTGTTGGTGGGGGTGGGGGTGGCGTGTGTGGTGCCGGTGGGTGGGCTGGTGTGGGGACGGGGGTGGTGGCGGGGGCCGAATGCCTCCGCACGGACATCGTCCTGA